The following proteins come from a genomic window of Limosilactobacillus reuteri:
- a CDS encoding DUF6020 family protein, translated as MDKIKIRYWLVILAFALVGINITYPGDFNVPRFNSNIYYSILFTLWAVMLYVGMQKGKIQYILKYDWIIGFIFSSLYCATFVVSNVKLYLTDGVNLFLTTFSWISWMIMFTVSFTYIRKFFGIVIPKEKVVVPKTLYIWLLLALIWFISIVWLLPGQISWDGLKQFCEFDRTHLNQLNFTYSPTNHHPWFTTVIFGLLFNLGRSLFGVNFGVFTVVIFQFIVSSLIYTFVIKYVWTKIGKIGGIISFLLFASPIFSSYAVTIDKSTLYYAFSAWFYLSFTKLYENIKDKNWKYIDIISYIISSTLAGLFRNDAFLIVVITTGILIAMTLMEKQKLIFILCSFGIILGVHMGWNAFLNKENVIKSSPSEALTIPIRQLSYVYITDPKYFNKTELKTINEITNISEIKNKYDINNGDSLKSLYPSDTFLNSADLISDVVNGKKTLNTTSKEKKATINYLKLWLITGLKHPCQYFRVYLEANSRYLNPFILYDAGLFLNYYPPMPNFLHPSWFKKYYPLFSNNVRDVSRQILMMIAMFPPLAIIVNPATLVWLALILLFMLIIWKDWRGIMFLLPLIIMCMLFTVTSINGYTRYTIGALAALPIVITYLWQRRYNSFQTRKEK; from the coding sequence ATGGATAAGATTAAGATTCGATATTGGTTAGTAATATTAGCATTTGCTTTAGTTGGCATTAATATTACCTATCCAGGTGATTTTAATGTCCCACGTTTTAATAGTAATATATATTACTCCATTCTTTTTACTTTATGGGCTGTAATGCTTTATGTTGGAATGCAAAAGGGAAAAATACAGTATATTTTAAAATATGATTGGATAATTGGTTTTATTTTTTCTTCCTTATACTGCGCTACTTTTGTTGTAAGTAATGTAAAGCTTTATCTTACTGATGGGGTGAATTTGTTTTTAACAACATTTTCTTGGATTAGTTGGATGATTATGTTTACAGTTTCTTTTACTTATATTAGAAAGTTTTTTGGAATAGTAATACCAAAGGAAAAAGTAGTGGTACCAAAGACCCTTTATATTTGGCTTTTATTAGCATTGATTTGGTTCATTTCAATAGTATGGCTATTACCAGGTCAAATTTCTTGGGATGGTTTAAAACAGTTTTGTGAATTTGATAGAACTCATCTTAATCAGTTAAATTTTACTTATAGCCCAACTAATCATCACCCTTGGTTCACTACTGTTATATTCGGTTTGCTTTTTAATCTGGGGAGATCATTATTTGGAGTTAATTTCGGTGTTTTTACAGTTGTTATTTTTCAATTTATTGTAAGTAGTCTTATCTATACTTTTGTTATTAAATACGTATGGACAAAAATTGGAAAAATCGGAGGAATTATTTCATTCTTATTATTCGCTTCGCCTATTTTTAGCTCATACGCAGTAACGATTGATAAGAGTACACTTTATTATGCTTTCTCCGCTTGGTTCTATTTAAGCTTTACAAAGTTGTATGAAAATATTAAAGATAAAAACTGGAAATATATAGATATCATTTCATATATTATCTCATCAACGTTAGCTGGTCTTTTTAGAAATGATGCATTTTTGATTGTTGTCATAACTACCGGGATATTGATAGCTATGACCCTAATGGAGAAACAAAAGTTAATATTTATTCTTTGTTCTTTTGGAATAATACTTGGCGTCCATATGGGATGGAATGCCTTCTTGAATAAGGAAAATGTAATCAAGAGTTCACCTTCAGAAGCATTAACTATTCCAATAAGACAGTTAAGTTATGTATATATAACTGATCCTAAATATTTTAATAAAACTGAGTTAAAGACGATTAATGAAATTACTAATATATCTGAAATAAAAAATAAATACGATATAAATAATGGTGATTCCTTAAAATCATTATATCCATCAGATACATTTTTGAATAGTGCGGATTTGATTAGTGATGTAGTGAATGGAAAGAAGACACTAAATACTACTAGTAAGGAAAAAAAGGCAACAATTAACTACTTAAAACTATGGCTAATTACTGGGCTAAAACATCCTTGTCAATATTTCAGAGTTTATTTAGAAGCAAATTCACGGTACCTAAATCCATTTATTTTGTATGACGCAGGTTTGTTTCTTAATTATTATCCACCAATGCCAAATTTCCTGCATCCATCATGGTTTAAGAAATATTATCCTTTGTTTAGCAACAATGTTCGGGATGTATCTCGTCAGATACTAATGATGATAGCTATGTTTCCACCTTTAGCAATTATTGTTAACCCAGCTACGTTAGTATGGTTAGCCTTAATATTATTATTTATGTTAATAATATGGAAGGACTGGCGGGGGATAATGTTCCTCTTGCCCTTAATAATTATGTGTATGCTGTTTACGGTAACATCAATTAATGGTTATACAAGATATACGATTGGTGCCTTGGCGGCTTTACCAATTGTAATTACGTATTTATGGCAAAGGCGATATAACTCATTTCAAACAAGAAAGGAGAAATAA
- a CDS encoding NlpC/P60 family protein, whose translation MTIAAVASVIGLATTANADEINTTTSPVQTTQVAGNSADPSTISATSANAASMIASEATTINTETSQNDVTSDISQNTVSSETKAVEENLAAPVASTAVQPQAAEVKNGWVNENNNWTYYNNGQVTSGRNYSYLPTINGEGHSWYLVDNGIVQSGVQKWAGTYYDFDANNNYQRVDNNYVQSQWGSWYLFGNDGRIQTGVQKWAGTYYYFDPTTYLRVDNDYRQSQWGSWYLFGNDGRILSGLQTWKGQTYYFDPVTFTKVVNTDVTVNGTKYHLDNDGVAKAVSNVDAKVDKALSQRGVPYVWGGNTPAGFDCSGLVQWAYGLGPSYRTTYQQATLGTHEHDVINAPKGSLLFFGSDNAPYHVAISLGDGTYVHAPEPGDVVKIGYSKYFTPSFYITM comes from the coding sequence ATGACAATTGCGGCTGTTGCTAGTGTTATTGGATTAGCTACTACTGCAAATGCTGATGAGATTAACACTACAACATCTCCTGTACAAACTACCCAAGTGGCTGGTAATTCTGCAGATCCTTCTACTATCTCAGCGACTAGCGCAAATGCTGCTTCAATGATTGCCAGTGAAGCAACAACTATTAATACAGAAACATCTCAAAATGATGTTACTTCAGATATTTCCCAAAATACAGTTTCTTCAGAAACAAAAGCAGTAGAAGAAAACTTAGCAGCTCCCGTTGCTAGTACTGCTGTTCAACCTCAAGCAGCAGAAGTAAAGAATGGATGGGTAAATGAAAATAATAACTGGACTTACTACAATAATGGTCAAGTCACTTCTGGTCGAAATTACTCCTATCTCCCAACAATCAATGGAGAAGGGCATAGTTGGTACTTAGTAGACAATGGAATTGTACAGTCGGGAGTTCAAAAGTGGGCTGGGACTTATTACGATTTTGATGCTAATAATAATTATCAACGAGTAGATAATAACTATGTTCAATCTCAATGGGGTTCATGGTACCTTTTCGGTAACGATGGCCGGATCCAAACTGGAGTTCAAAAGTGGGCTGGGACTTATTACTACTTTGACCCAACCACTTATCTTCGAGTAGATAATGATTATCGTCAATCTCAATGGGGTTCATGGTACCTTTTCGGTAACGATGGCCGGATTTTAAGTGGGCTACAAACCTGGAAAGGACAAACATATTATTTTGATCCTGTAACCTTTACGAAAGTGGTTAATACAGACGTAACAGTAAATGGTACTAAATATCATTTAGATAATGATGGGGTTGCTAAAGCAGTTTCAAATGTAGATGCAAAAGTTGACAAGGCTTTATCACAACGGGGTGTACCTTACGTTTGGGGTGGAAATACACCAGCTGGTTTTGACTGTTCAGGACTTGTTCAATGGGCTTATGGCTTAGGTCCTTCTTACCGAACTACCTATCAACAAGCTACACTTGGGACTCACGAACATGATGTCATAAATGCACCTAAAGGCTCATTATTATTCTTCGGTAGTGATAATGCACCTTATCACGTGGCAATTTCTCTCGGTGATGGTACTTATGTTCACGCTCCAGAACCAGGTGACGTTGTAAAAATTGGTTATTCTAAATACTTCACACCAAGCTTCTACATTACTATGTAA
- a CDS encoding KxYKxGKxW signal peptide domain-containing protein, which produces MDTKKHYKLYKDGKNGVL; this is translated from the coding sequence ATGGATACTAAGAAACATTACAAGTTATACAAAGATGGAAAAAATGGTGTGTTATGA
- the istB gene encoding IS21-like element helper ATPase IstB, with amino-acid sequence MNQYQKLVDNLTKLNLDNMAASIADYRQQVNDNQISFSEALLELTDKEIAYQQQKSLKRRIKRARFPIIKLLSDFDYQFQPSINQQQIAEFATMSFLDNQENIVFIGSPGVGKTHLSIGLGIEACRQDVRTLFINCHELILRLKAAQGKQHLERVMRRYERYDLLIIDELGYLPISAEEAKLLFQLINGRYERKSTIITTNVPLSSWGAVLHSTATAEAILDRLVYHSHVIKIKGKSYRLASVNS; translated from the coding sequence ATGAATCAATATCAAAAATTAGTCGATAATTTAACGAAGTTAAATTTAGATAATATGGCTGCATCAATTGCGGATTATCGTCAACAAGTTAACGATAACCAGATCAGCTTTAGTGAAGCCCTGTTGGAACTAACCGATAAGGAGATTGCCTATCAGCAGCAAAAAAGCTTAAAGAGAAGAATCAAACGTGCAAGATTTCCAATTATTAAGCTGCTCAGTGATTTTGATTATCAGTTCCAACCTTCAATTAATCAACAACAAATAGCTGAGTTTGCGACGATGTCATTTCTGGATAATCAAGAGAACATCGTTTTTATTGGCAGCCCTGGCGTGGGTAAAACACATTTATCAATTGGCCTTGGCATCGAAGCGTGCCGACAAGACGTACGAACACTATTTATTAATTGCCATGAACTAATTCTTAGATTGAAAGCAGCGCAGGGAAAGCAACACTTAGAGCGCGTAATGCGTCGATACGAAAGGTATGACCTGTTAATCATTGATGAATTAGGCTATTTACCAATATCGGCGGAAGAAGCAAAACTATTATTTCAACTAATAAATGGTCGCTATGAACGTAAATCAACGATCATAACGACCAATGTACCATTATCAAGTTGGGGAGCCGTCCTCCATAGCACGGCAACCGCAGAGGCAATTTTAGATCGCCTTGTATATCACTCACACGTAATTAAGATCAAAGGAAAGTCATATCGCTTGGCATCGGTCAATTCTTAA
- the istA gene encoding IS21 family transposase: MRKDVYERMRYFVVEKIKPNYSAIARQYGVDPRTVKTAYLRAQNSETIVRNQRKRRSKLDGFQDIIKDKYTAGCSARAIYDFIVEKGFTGKYTIVKDYCRHFRKAQTKKATIRVEHTMGLSAQVDWKEQVTMTDQNGVPHTFSIFLYVLPYSKFKFLKLTLDQKQDTLFKCLFEALKATGGIPKEIWFDNMSTVVDHKLSDFHHHRFNERFLSFSHDAGFHPIACRPFRPQTKGCVEALARTMGRLKPYDGEFSTINDLNDIVDRLAKRLNHEKSQSNNQKPVELWTKEKEHFRSLNHDLVRYFHSDQTRKVSRDSMIRFQNHQYSVSPNYIGKEVEIKLTPDDKTIHIFYQGVEIQKHDLTNKQFNYDLHDKHAILKSDLMADKTDEEINQYMLNNLSIYDQIGE; encoded by the coding sequence ATGCGAAAAGACGTTTACGAAAGGATGAGATATTTTGTGGTAGAGAAAATAAAACCAAATTATTCCGCTATTGCACGACAATACGGTGTTGATCCACGAACAGTAAAAACTGCATATTTACGAGCTCAAAATAGTGAAACAATAGTTAGAAATCAACGAAAGCGTCGTAGTAAGTTAGATGGATTTCAAGACATCATTAAAGATAAATACACCGCAGGGTGTTCTGCTAGAGCAATTTATGATTTTATCGTTGAAAAAGGTTTTACAGGTAAATACACCATCGTTAAAGATTATTGTCGCCATTTTCGCAAAGCACAAACTAAGAAAGCCACGATTAGAGTTGAACATACGATGGGACTAAGTGCTCAAGTTGATTGGAAAGAACAGGTTACAATGACTGACCAAAATGGGGTTCCACATACTTTCAGTATTTTTTTGTACGTCCTGCCCTATTCAAAATTTAAGTTCTTAAAATTAACCCTGGATCAGAAGCAAGATACTTTATTCAAATGTTTATTTGAGGCCCTTAAGGCTACTGGTGGAATTCCTAAAGAAATCTGGTTTGATAATATGTCAACTGTCGTTGACCATAAATTAAGTGACTTTCATCATCATCGATTTAATGAACGATTCCTATCATTTAGTCATGACGCCGGATTTCATCCAATCGCTTGCCGACCATTTAGGCCGCAAACTAAAGGTTGTGTTGAAGCTTTGGCAAGAACAATGGGACGATTAAAACCATATGATGGAGAATTTAGCACCATCAATGATTTGAATGATATCGTTGATCGACTAGCCAAACGGCTTAATCATGAGAAATCGCAAAGTAATAATCAGAAGCCAGTTGAATTATGGACAAAAGAAAAAGAGCATTTCCGGTCTCTTAACCATGATCTCGTAAGATATTTCCACAGCGACCAAACTAGAAAAGTATCTCGAGATTCAATGATTAGATTTCAAAACCATCAATACTCTGTTTCCCCTAATTATATCGGAAAAGAAGTTGAAATTAAACTAACTCCTGATGATAAAACTATTCATATTTTCTATCAAGGTGTTGAAATTCAGAAGCATGATTTAACCAATAAGCAGTTTAATTACGATCTGCATGATAAACACGCCATTCTTAAAAGTGATTTGATGGCAGATAAAACGGATGAAGAAATTAACCAGTATATGCTTAATAATCTCAGTATTTACGATCAGATTGGAGAATAG
- a CDS encoding ISL3 family transposase codes for MSHNDSILNILGIKDKNIKIISVEEAEHNNDSVKEYITLITATLSYPINRCRNCGFPTVNKDGFRKTHVRLASLNGRRYELELRKQRYKCKSCHTTFGAITNLTKENQTLSSDLKNQIMLLARKGLSGQLIAEMCHCSPSSVRRTILERMEPHYRVAKLPKHLCFDEFRSTKSVMSFICCDAETHQIVTKLQDRLSPTIIDYFESRYSKAERECVQSVVIDLNAQYQSFIYRLFPNANIIIDRFHLVQLAGRALDNCRISILKQLDKQSREYKIMKSHWKLFHKKAEDLHPEEVVFLRGVKQYMTRQNAVDLITSKFSKFAEVYQTYQDITKALNERNSELLESTILDYQKTNTEMDTAIQTLRQNRKYVLNNAKFEYSNGPLEGINRKIKTLKRTCYGFANQKFFFLRIDCIFS; via the coding sequence ATGTCCCATAATGATTCTATCCTAAATATTCTTGGAATTAAAGATAAAAATATTAAAATTATTTCTGTTGAAGAAGCTGAACACAACAATGATTCTGTTAAAGAGTATATAACGCTAATAACAGCTACTCTTTCTTATCCGATTAATCGTTGTCGTAACTGTGGTTTTCCCACAGTTAATAAGGATGGCTTTCGCAAAACTCATGTACGACTGGCAAGTTTAAACGGGAGAAGATATGAACTAGAGCTTCGTAAACAACGCTATAAATGTAAATCATGCCATACTACTTTTGGTGCTATTACTAATTTAACCAAAGAAAATCAAACCTTATCCAGTGATCTCAAAAATCAAATCATGCTTTTAGCTCGTAAAGGACTATCTGGTCAGCTTATTGCTGAAATGTGTCACTGTTCTCCTAGCAGCGTTCGTCGAACAATTTTAGAGCGCATGGAACCACACTATCGTGTGGCTAAGTTGCCTAAGCATCTATGTTTTGACGAGTTTCGTTCAACTAAGTCTGTGATGTCCTTTATCTGTTGTGACGCTGAAACCCACCAAATTGTCACAAAGTTACAGGATCGTCTATCACCTACCATTATTGATTATTTTGAAAGTCGTTATTCAAAAGCCGAACGCGAATGCGTTCAATCAGTTGTAATTGATTTAAATGCTCAATATCAAAGCTTTATCTATCGCCTTTTCCCTAATGCCAATATCATTATTGATCGCTTCCACCTTGTACAATTAGCTGGTCGCGCTTTGGACAATTGTCGTATCTCTATCCTAAAACAACTCGATAAACAGAGCCGAGAATATAAAATTATGAAGTCACATTGGAAGCTATTCCATAAAAAAGCTGAAGATCTTCACCCTGAAGAAGTAGTTTTTCTTCGCGGCGTTAAACAATATATGACTCGCCAAAATGCTGTTGATCTCATTACTAGTAAATTTTCCAAGTTCGCTGAAGTCTACCAAACTTACCAAGATATCACGAAGGCCCTAAACGAGCGTAATAGTGAATTACTGGAGTCAACCATCTTAGACTACCAAAAAACCAATACAGAAATGGATACCGCTATTCAAACCCTTCGTCAGAACAGAAAATATGTCTTAAATAACGCTAAATTTGAATACTCTAATGGTCCTTTAGAAGGCATCAATCGCAAAATCAAAACCCTAAAACGAACTTGTTATGGTTTTGCCAATCAAAAATTTTTCTTTTTAAGAATTGATTGTATTTTTTCATAA
- a CDS encoding glucosaminidase domain-containing protein, whose product METSKHFKLYKSGKKWCVMALATVAVTLGLTGVANADDASSTTASSDEVSAQTSADTVSSNANESSVTLSNNNQSANEIIGDNNSSQQTTLSQNDQSVNNTLVTSQVEQSQNKNSLDTSLVAVIPQATSNVKNGWVKEEQGWTYYNNGVTNTGRAYSYLPTITANGTGNGNNWYLTENGVVLSGVQKWANTYYDFDSNTYLRVDNNYVKSQWGDWYLFGNDGTIQTKVQKWAGTYYYFDPITYLRVDNDYRQSQWGDWYLFGNDGKIQSGVQKWAGTYYYFDPTTYLRVDNDYRQSQWGDWYLFGNDGRILSGLQKWAGNYYYFDPVTYLKVTNKNITVGGISLYADSTGIISGVNKNATFLLSIHDAALDGWRQYGVLPSVTAAQAILESAWGQSALATQGHNLFGIKGSYNGQSITMRTAEYGAGGYYYINDAFRKYPSNYESVVDHGRFLATNSRYRNLLWKKDYAVVTQYLHDDGYATDPKYASNLNNVIRTYNLDAWDREVL is encoded by the coding sequence ATGGAAACAAGCAAACACTTTAAACTATATAAAAGCGGTAAGAAATGGTGTGTTATGGCACTTGCTACAGTAGCAGTAACACTTGGCTTAACGGGAGTAGCCAATGCAGATGACGCATCAAGTACTACTGCTTCAAGCGATGAAGTTAGTGCTCAAACAAGTGCTGACACAGTAAGTAGTAACGCTAATGAAAGTAGCGTTACTCTTTCAAATAATAATCAGTCAGCAAATGAGATTATTGGGGATAATAATTCAAGTCAACAAACTACACTTAGTCAAAATGATCAATCGGTAAATAACACTTTAGTAACGAGTCAAGTTGAGCAAAGTCAAAACAAAAATTCACTTGATACTAGTTTAGTTGCAGTAATCCCACAAGCAACATCTAACGTAAAAAATGGTTGGGTAAAAGAAGAACAGGGTTGGACTTATTATAATAATGGTGTAACAAATACTGGTCGTGCTTATTCTTATTTACCCACAATTACAGCCAATGGTACAGGGAATGGTAATAATTGGTATTTAACAGAAAATGGTGTTGTTTTAAGTGGAGTTCAAAAGTGGGCTAATACATACTACGATTTTGACTCAAATACCTATCTTCGAGTAGATAATAATTATGTTAAGTCACAATGGGGTGACTGGTACCTGTTTGGTAATGATGGTACGATTCAAACTAAAGTTCAGAAGTGGGCAGGTACTTATTACTACTTTGATCCTATTACATATCTCCGGGTAGACAATGATTATCGTCAATCACAATGGGGCGATTGGTACTTATTTGGCAATGACGGAAAGATTCAGTCTGGTGTTCAAAAATGGGCAGGTACTTATTATTACTTTGACCCCACTACATATCTCCGGGTAGACAATGATTATCGTCAATCACAATGGGGCGATTGGTACTTATTTGGCAATGATGGTCGTATCCTTTCAGGTTTACAAAAGTGGGCAGGAAACTACTATTATTTTGATCCTGTAACCTATTTAAAGGTAACAAATAAGAATATTACGGTAGGTGGAATAAGTCTGTATGCTGATAGCACAGGGATTATTTCTGGTGTGAATAAAAATGCAACCTTCCTTTTGAGTATACATGATGCTGCTCTAGACGGATGGCGTCAATATGGTGTATTACCATCTGTTACTGCGGCTCAAGCAATTTTGGAAAGTGCATGGGGACAATCAGCATTGGCTACGCAAGGCCATAATTTGTTTGGAATTAAAGGTAGTTATAATGGTCAATCTATTACGATGCGGACAGCAGAGTATGGAGCTGGTGGTTACTATTATATTAATGATGCTTTTCGAAAGTATCCTAGCAATTACGAGAGTGTAGTCGATCATGGTCGCTTCCTAGCTACAAATAGTCGTTATAGGAATCTTTTATGGAAAAAGGACTATGCAGTTGTAACTCAATATCTTCACGATGATGGTTACGCAACTGATCCGAAATATGCTTCCAATTTGAATAATGTCATTAGGACATATAACTTGGATGCATGGGATAGAGAGGTACTGTAA
- a CDS encoding IS5-like element ISLpl3 family transposase (programmed frameshift) has protein sequence MTTPKRYELEDAQWDRIKGYFPPYRTGRPSSLDNRTALNAILWLMRSGAPWRDLPERYGSWKTVYSRFRAWVSSGLFEQVFLKLIDDPDMENLSLDSTIVRAHQKATGGKKNAECMVENQAIGLSRGGRTTKIHALVDGLGNPLVFRLTGGQVHDSQVASELLEGFDISQSNIIADKAYGTAKLRQYIKDKAAVYTIPPKENTKDKWTCDYHVYCERHLIENFFNQLKNFRRIATRYDKLAHVYLATVYIASICILLK, from the exons ATGACAACACCTAAACGATACGAACTGGAAGATGCTCAGTGGGACCGAATCAAAGGATACTTCCCGCCATACCGGACTGGCCGTCCATCAAGCCTAGACAACCGTACCGCCCTCAACGCTATCCTCTGGCTCATGCGCAGCGGGGCTCCTTGGCGTGATCTACCTGAACGCTATGGCTCTTGGAAAACGGTGTATAGTCGCTTCCGAGCCTGGGTAAGTTCAGGCTTGTTCGAACAGGTTTTTCTCAAATTGATTGACGATCCCGACATGGAAAACTTGAGCTTAGATTCAACGATCGTTCGAGCGCATCAAAAGGCCACTGGGG GCAAAAAAAACGCCGAATGTATGGTCGAAAATCAAGCTATTGGACTAAGTCGAGGTGGCCGAACGACCAAGATTCACGCACTCGTTGACGGATTAGGGAATCCCTTGGTTTTTCGCCTAACAGGTGGTCAAGTACATGATAGCCAAGTTGCCAGTGAGTTGCTGGAAGGCTTCGATATTTCTCAATCAAATATTATCGCGGATAAAGCCTATGGCACCGCGAAACTTCGCCAGTATATTAAAGATAAAGCAGCCGTCTATACCATTCCGCCAAAGGAAAATACCAAAGACAAGTGGACCTGTGATTACCACGTTTATTGTGAGCGCCATTTGATTGAGAACTTCTTCAATCAGTTGAAGAACTTTCGTAGGATTGCAACGCGTTATGATAAGCTCGCTCATGTTTATCTGGCTACGGTTTACATTGCCTCAATTTGCATCTTACTTAAGTAG
- a CDS encoding glycosyltransferase, translating to MNNPVISVITPTYNSAEYINRFIDNFNKANQKGIAELILVDDGSRDNTITLIKQRISLNDQIKLLTQDHQFQSAARNLGMKYASGDYYLFLDADDTFDPEFFNILLNNSENNDLVICGINRVLQDNTLVLNKSVLEGYQSKNKIAKRFLLDRDQMDSGLWNKLFKANIIKENNLSFTNKNFVEDILFVFKYLMTINPSKIKFIHKPLYVYYQNSGTTTTTYYPELDSLAKSYIDQVRKCLIKNHIKNENLLTINTAIRTEIYVIHRHILGDNKWNALKQKAFVKSLKTQFTNTQFLPFKYKVGLLTMQYLPATYIKIYQLYKRVH from the coding sequence ATGAATAATCCAGTAATTTCAGTTATTACCCCTACATACAACTCTGCAGAATACATTAATAGATTTATTGACAATTTTAATAAGGCTAATCAAAAGGGAATTGCAGAACTTATCCTAGTTGATGATGGATCAAGGGATAATACTATTACTCTTATAAAACAACGAATTAGCCTCAACGATCAAATTAAATTATTAACTCAAGACCATCAATTTCAATCTGCCGCTCGTAACCTGGGAATGAAATATGCGTCAGGTGACTATTACTTATTCTTAGATGCAGATGATACATTTGACCCTGAATTTTTTAATATTCTTCTTAATAATTCTGAAAATAATGACCTAGTAATTTGTGGAATTAATCGAGTACTCCAAGATAATACCCTTGTTTTGAATAAATCAGTATTAGAAGGCTATCAATCTAAGAATAAAATTGCCAAGCGTTTTCTTCTTGACCGTGATCAAATGGATTCTGGACTCTGGAATAAGCTCTTTAAGGCTAATATAATTAAAGAAAACAATCTTTCATTTACAAACAAAAATTTTGTAGAAGATATTTTATTTGTTTTTAAATATCTAATGACGATAAATCCATCTAAAATCAAATTTATTCATAAGCCTCTTTATGTTTACTATCAAAATAGTGGAACTACTACTACCACATATTATCCTGAACTAGACTCTCTAGCTAAGTCTTACATTGATCAAGTAAGAAAATGTCTTATTAAGAACCATATTAAAAACGAAAATTTATTAACAATCAATACTGCTATTCGCACAGAAATTTATGTTATTCATCGGCATATTTTAGGTGACAACAAATGGAATGCGCTAAAACAAAAAGCATTCGTAAAAAGTCTTAAAACACAATTTACGAATACTCAATTTCTGCCATTTAAATATAAAGTTGGTCTTTTAACTATGCAATATTTACCAGCCACCTATATTAAAATTTATCAATTATATAAGCGTGTTCACTAA